From one Streptomyces sp. NBC_01478 genomic stretch:
- a CDS encoding spherulation-specific family 4 protein has product MPHLTSTTPGTAGTAVRTGFGIPGYAHPLVAPAEWGELTRPGTPLHWVVLNVSSGPGTRPDPHCLEAAGRLRNTGVRVLGHLDAAHGARAFGDLISEAHRYLDWYRVDGFLLDRSPTDRVALPEVRRTVTTLREIGDGAHIVLGHGTHPHSGYAECADQLVTFSGSWSDYRWSQVAEWTADHPPERFCHFVHGVPRGHLDEALRIARWQGASTIYFTDRTDHGGRTDPWETMPGYWDEIVSRIGTGVSE; this is encoded by the coding sequence ATGCCGCATCTGACCAGCACGACCCCGGGCACCGCCGGCACCGCCGTCCGCACCGGCTTCGGCATCCCCGGCTACGCGCACCCCCTCGTCGCCCCCGCCGAATGGGGCGAACTCACCCGCCCCGGCACCCCCTTGCACTGGGTCGTCCTCAACGTCTCCTCCGGCCCGGGGACCCGCCCCGACCCGCACTGTCTGGAGGCGGCCGGGCGGCTCCGCAACACGGGCGTCCGGGTTCTGGGCCACCTGGACGCCGCCCACGGCGCCCGCGCCTTCGGCGACCTGATCTCCGAGGCGCACCGCTACCTCGACTGGTACCGGGTCGACGGCTTCCTCCTGGACCGCAGCCCCACCGACCGGGTCGCGCTCCCCGAGGTCCGCCGCACGGTCACCACGCTCCGCGAGATCGGCGACGGCGCCCACATCGTCCTGGGGCACGGCACCCACCCGCACTCCGGATACGCCGAGTGCGCCGACCAGTTGGTGACCTTCTCCGGCTCCTGGAGCGACTACCGCTGGTCGCAGGTCGCCGAGTGGACCGCCGACCACCCGCCCGAACGCTTCTGCCACTTCGTGCACGGCGTCCCGCGCGGCCATCTCGACGAGGCGCTGCGCATCGCCCGCTGGCAGGGCGCCTCGACCATCTACTTCACCGACCGCACCGATCACGGCGGCCGCACCGACCCCTGGGAGACCATGCCCGGCTACTGGGACGAGATCGTCTCGCGGATCGGAACGGGTGTCTCGGAATGA
- the moeZ gene encoding adenylyltransferase/sulfurtransferase MoeZ: MSLPPLVEPAAELTVDEVRRYSRHLIIPDVGMDGQKRLKNAKVLCVGAGGLGSPALMYLAAAGVGTLGIVEFDEVDESNLQRQIIHSQADIGRSKAASARDSVLGINPYVNVVLHEERLEAENVMDIFSQYDLIVDGTDNFATRYLVNDAAVLLNKPYVWGSIYRFDGQASVFWSEHGPCYRCLYPEPPPPGMVPSCAEGGVLGVLCASIGSIQVTEAIKVLTGIGDPLVGRLMIYDALEMQYRQVKVRKDPNCAVCGENPTVTELIDYEAFCGVVSEEAQQAAAGSTITPKQLKEWIDDGENIEIIDVREINEYEIVSIPGAKLIPKNEFLMGTALETLPQDKKIVLHCKTGVRSAEVLAVLKSAGFADAVHVGGGVIGWVNQIEPDKPVY; this comes from the coding sequence GTGTCGCTGCCACCCCTGGTCGAGCCGGCTGCCGAGCTCACCGTAGACGAGGTCCGCAGGTACTCCCGCCACCTGATCATCCCCGACGTGGGCATGGACGGGCAGAAGCGGCTGAAGAACGCCAAGGTGCTCTGTGTGGGCGCCGGCGGTCTGGGCTCGCCGGCGCTGATGTACCTGGCCGCGGCGGGCGTGGGCACGCTCGGCATCGTGGAGTTCGACGAGGTCGACGAGTCGAACCTGCAGCGCCAGATCATCCACAGCCAGGCCGACATCGGCCGCTCCAAGGCCGCGTCGGCCCGCGACTCCGTGCTGGGCATCAACCCGTACGTGAACGTCGTCCTTCACGAAGAGCGGCTCGAGGCCGAGAACGTGATGGACATCTTCAGCCAGTACGACCTGATCGTCGACGGCACGGACAACTTCGCGACCCGCTACCTGGTCAACGACGCCGCCGTACTGCTGAACAAGCCGTATGTGTGGGGTTCGATCTACCGCTTCGACGGCCAGGCCTCCGTCTTCTGGTCCGAGCACGGCCCCTGCTACCGCTGCCTTTACCCGGAGCCCCCGCCCCCCGGCATGGTCCCCTCCTGCGCCGAGGGCGGCGTCCTGGGCGTGCTGTGCGCGTCCATCGGCTCCATCCAGGTCACCGAGGCGATCAAGGTCCTCACCGGCATCGGCGACCCGCTCGTCGGCCGCCTGATGATCTACGACGCCCTGGAGATGCAGTACCGCCAGGTCAAGGTCCGCAAGGACCCCAACTGCGCGGTCTGCGGCGAGAACCCGACCGTCACCGAGCTCATCGACTACGAGGCCTTCTGCGGCGTCGTCTCCGAGGAGGCCCAGCAGGCGGCCGCCGGCTCGACGATCACTCCCAAGCAGCTCAAGGAGTGGATCGACGACGGCGAGAACATCGAGATCATCGACGTCCGCGAGATCAACGAGTACGAGATCGTCTCGATCCCCGGCGCCAAACTGATCCCCAAGAACGAGTTCCTCATGGGCACCGCCCTGGAGACGCTCCCGCAGGACAAGAAGATCGTCCTGCACTGCAAGACGGGTGTCCGCAGTGCGGAAGTCCTCGCCGTCCTCAAGTCGGCCGGTTTCGCGGACGCGGTCCACGTCGGCGGCGGCGTGATCGGCTGGGTCAACCAGATCGAGCCCGACAAGCCGGTCTACTAG
- a CDS encoding alpha/beta hydrolase produces the protein MARFVRWTALMAAAALLTAGCNSGSSDDGKDGAGAGDAKPSAADSPSSTTAAMPASLTGQKLDWGRCKATAGSAAPSSDWQCATLKVPLDWAKPDGSTIGLALIRSKSTGGDRIGSLLFNFGGPGGSGVDYMPAYATTVSALHERYDLVSWDPRGVAASEGVRCRSDKAIQASEDVDATPDTPAEEKTYFQDAADFGKGCEKAAGKLMAHVSTTDTARDMDLMRQVLGDTKMHYLGISYGTELGGVYAHLFPKKVGRLILDAVVDPSADSVGHALNQTRGFQRALDDYLKSRDQDPAQGSKKIAALLKRIDAKPLATSTGRKLTQTLALTGIVLPLYSKESWPTLTSALNSAEEGDGSELLALADGYNDRDSAGHYGTTTHSQRVISCLDDKQRPTPEQTQKLLPEFEKISPVFGDFLGWDTAGWCHDWPVTGQYDTPEVSAPGAAPVLVVGNTGDPATPYEGARKMVDELGKGVGVELTWKGEGHGAYGSGSDCVDSTVDAYLLKGTVPEDGKVCAS, from the coding sequence ATGGCACGATTCGTACGGTGGACGGCCCTGATGGCCGCCGCCGCACTGCTGACGGCCGGCTGTAACAGCGGCTCGTCCGACGACGGCAAGGACGGCGCGGGCGCGGGGGACGCCAAGCCGTCCGCAGCCGACTCGCCCTCTTCTACGACGGCCGCAATGCCCGCGTCGCTGACCGGACAGAAGCTCGACTGGGGTCGCTGCAAGGCCACCGCCGGCTCGGCCGCGCCGAGCAGCGACTGGCAGTGCGCGACGCTCAAGGTGCCGCTGGACTGGGCGAAGCCGGACGGCTCCACGATCGGGCTCGCGCTGATCCGTTCCAAGTCGACGGGCGGCGACCGTATCGGCTCGCTGCTGTTCAACTTCGGCGGTCCCGGCGGCTCGGGCGTGGACTACATGCCGGCGTACGCCACCACGGTGTCCGCACTGCACGAGCGCTACGACCTGGTGAGCTGGGACCCGCGCGGGGTCGCCGCCAGCGAGGGTGTCCGCTGCCGCAGCGACAAGGCGATCCAGGCCTCCGAGGACGTGGACGCCACTCCGGACACACCTGCCGAGGAGAAGACGTACTTCCAGGACGCCGCCGACTTCGGCAAGGGCTGCGAGAAGGCCGCCGGGAAACTGATGGCGCATGTGTCGACGACCGACACGGCGCGCGACATGGACCTGATGCGCCAGGTCCTGGGTGACACGAAGATGCACTACCTCGGCATCTCGTACGGCACCGAACTCGGCGGTGTCTACGCCCACTTGTTCCCGAAGAAGGTGGGGCGGCTGATCCTGGACGCGGTCGTCGACCCGAGCGCCGACTCGGTGGGCCACGCCCTGAACCAGACGCGGGGTTTCCAGCGCGCGCTGGACGACTACCTCAAGTCGAGGGACCAGGACCCGGCTCAGGGCTCGAAGAAGATCGCGGCCCTGCTGAAGCGGATCGACGCGAAGCCGCTGGCGACGTCGACGGGGCGGAAGCTGACCCAGACGCTCGCGCTGACCGGCATCGTCCTCCCGCTGTACAGCAAGGAGAGCTGGCCGACTCTGACCAGCGCCCTGAACTCCGCGGAGGAGGGCGACGGTTCGGAGCTGCTGGCGCTCGCCGACGGCTACAACGACCGTGACAGCGCGGGGCACTACGGCACGACGACCCATTCCCAACGGGTCATATCGTGCTTGGACGACAAGCAGCGGCCGACGCCCGAGCAGACGCAGAAGCTGCTGCCCGAGTTCGAGAAGATCTCCCCCGTGTTCGGCGACTTCCTGGGCTGGGACACGGCCGGGTGGTGTCACGACTGGCCGGTGACCGGGCAGTACGACACCCCGGAGGTCAGCGCGCCCGGTGCGGCGCCGGTCCTGGTGGTCGGCAACACCGGGGACCCGGCGACGCCGTACGAGGGTGCCCGCAAGATGGTGGACGAGTTGGGCAAGGGCGTCGGTGTGGAGCTCACCTGGAAGGGCGAGGGGCACGGGGCGTACGGGAGTGGGAGCGACTGTGTCGACTCGACGGTGGACGCGTATCTGCTGAAGGGGACGGTGCCCGAGGACGGCAAGGTCTGCGCCTCGTAG